In Rhipicephalus microplus isolate Deutch F79 chromosome 9, USDA_Rmic, whole genome shotgun sequence, one genomic interval encodes:
- the LOC142761688 gene encoding uncharacterized protein LOC142761688, which translates to MKSYVILALLILGHLCQIQAATLSKPAMSTDDAKKLLIEKLSHSIMEHREELLEALQGINSTGDGTDEQIPAALLVPLITAIAGGVVSGAVEAGVAVAVSKG; encoded by the exons ATGAAGTCCTACGTCATCTTGGCTCTCCTCATCCTGGGGCATTTGTGCC AAATTCAAGCAGCCACGCTGAGCAAGCCAGCAATGAGCACGGACGATGCCAAGAAACTCCTCATCGAGAAACTTTCCCATTCCATTATGGAACACCGTGAAGAACTGCTGGAGGCTCTTCAGGGAATCAACAGCACAGGCGACGGAACGGACGAGCAGATCCCTGCAGCCCTACTTGTGCCCTTAATTACGGCCATTGCCGGAGGCGTTGTATCCGGAGCTGTTGAAGCTGGTGTAGCGGTAGCAGTTTCGAAAGGCTGA